From a single Brassica oleracea var. oleracea cultivar TO1000 chromosome C5, BOL, whole genome shotgun sequence genomic region:
- the LOC106344650 gene encoding uncharacterized protein LOC106344650, giving the protein MAQPKHLGGLGFKNIEDYNDILLAKLSWRILSKPESLLARVLKGKYFPDSSIMESYEKSGSSHGWTNIMAGKAVLDKGVGYLVGNGNVIRVWSDPWLSTIKPFVPIGPPTFANQNLLVKDLLDQCSNDWDLEKIRLHLPHYEEDIRLLIPENLWEKAPIVQLGVAGQINESMKEWLSRVESTRIGGMGWIIKNETGEVLCRGSTNQPFVCSALMAEALAICEALSKAKDFNLRSLQLFSDSQVLVSALRSELEVNEIAGVLHDIRNLATLFCPLSFRFIPRLENRQADALASSGLERFNGVNVV; this is encoded by the exons ATGGCTCAGCCAAAGCACTTGGGAGGACTAGGCTTCAAAAATATAGAAGATTACAATGATATCCTCTTGGCGAAGCTAAGCTGGCGGATTCTCTCCAAACCTGAGTCTCTTCTTGCAAGGGTATTAAAAGGAAAATACTTCCCTGACTCCTCCATTATGGAAAGCTATGAAAAATCAGGTTCCTCCCATGGGTGGACAAACATAATGGCTGGAAAAGCAGTTTTAGACAAAGGCGTTGGATACTTAGTGGGGAATGGAAACGTTATCAGAGTTTGGTCAGACCCTTGGCTCTCCACGATAAAACCATTTGTGCCTATTGGACCTCCAACCTTTGCTAATCAAAATCTGCTGGTAAAGGACCTTCTGGATCAATGCTCCAATGATTGGGATTTGGAGAAAATTCGACTACATTTACCTCACTATGAGGAAGATATCAGACTACTCATCCCAG AGAACCTCTGGGAGAAGGCTCCAATTGTGCAGCTTGGTGTAGCTGGCCAGATTAATGAATCTATGAAGGAATGGTTGTCAAGGGTG GAAAGCACAAGAATTGGAGGTATGGGGTGGATCATAAAGAACGAGACAGGTGAAGTGCTCTGTCGGGGCTCTACTAATCAACCTTTTGTCTGCTCGGCCTTAATGGCGGAAGCTCTGGCCATTTGTGAAGCCCTCTCAAAAGCAAAAGACTTCAACCTTCGAAGTCTACAACTATTCTCGGACTCGCAAGTCCTCGTATCTGCTCTGCGTTCAGAGCTGGAAGTGAATGAGATTGCAGGTGTCTTACATGATATTAGGAACCTTGCCACTCTCTTCTGTCCTTTATCTTTTCGTTTTATTCCTCGTCTTGAAAATCGTCAAGCTGATGCTTTGGCAAGTTCAGGTCTTGAACGCTTTAATGGTGTTAATGTTGTGTAA
- the LOC106292818 gene encoding uncharacterized protein LOC106292818 translates to MNSMFSAFDALFVELMGKNLMVSSLNATSTATPKPAVLQKQTQKEENASNKISLVQKTPRFALELDGLHCFETIVRS, encoded by the coding sequence ATGAACTCGATGTTCAGTGCCTTCGACGCCCTCTTCGTAGAGCTTATGGGAAAGAACCTTATGGTTTCTTCGCTTAACGCTACCTCCACCGCCACCCCCAAACCTGCCGTACTGCAAAAGCAAACGCAGAAGGAGGAAAACGCAAGCAATAAGATAAGTTTGGTGCAGAAGACTCCGAGGTTTGCTCTGGAGCTCGACGGTCTCCACTGCTTCGAGACAATAGTCCGTTCTTGA
- the LOC106343541 gene encoding uncharacterized protein LOC106343541 yields MNSMFSAFDAMCAEMMGKKVTAASYICNRSEISGASSGGGGGGGQTVSSLKKDKKATKLAAVKQPRFALELDGLQFFETIVRS; encoded by the coding sequence ATGAATTCGATGTTCAGTGCTTTCGACGCCATGTGCGCTGAGATGATGGGCAAGAAAGTCACCGCTGCGTCTTACATCTGCAACCGCTCTGAAATCAGCGGTGCTTCTTCCGGCGGTGGCGGCGGCGGCGGTCAAACCGTGTCTTCGCTGAAGAAAGACAAAAAAGCTACAAAGTTGGCGGCGGTGAAGCAACCGAGGTTTGCTCTTGAGCTCGACGGGCTTCAATTCTTCGAAACCATTGTTCGTTCTTGA
- the LOC106343540 gene encoding probable beta-1,3-galactosyltransferase 6, with amino-acid sequence MGMGRHQKSGVPARWVLVLCISSFLLGVLVINRLLATSETVDSNGRASSDQATSLHPLVDCQNKEGDILSRVSHTHDVIKTLDKTISSLEVELATARAAARSDGSPAVSKAVADQSKERPRMFFVMGIMTAFSSRKRRDSIRGTWLPKGDELKRLETEKGIIMRFVIGHSSSPGGVLDHTIEAEEEQHKDFFRLNHIEGYHELSSKTQTYFSSAVAKWDADFYIKVDDDVHVNLGMLGSTLARHRSKPRVYIGCMKSGPVLAQKGVKYHEPEYWKFGEEGNKYFRHATGQIYAVSKDLATYISVNRQLLHKYANEDVSLGSWFIGLDVEHIDDRSLCCGTPLDCEWKGQAGNPCAASFDWSCSGICKSVDRMLEVHQRCGEGQGAIWHTSF; translated from the exons ATGGGAATGGGGAGGCATCAGAAATCTGGAGTTCCAGCGAGATGGGTTCTTGTTCTCTGCATTTCTAGCTTCCTCCTCGGTGTTCTTGTCATTAACAG GCTTTTGGCTACTTCTGAAACCGTAGATAGCAATGGGAGAGCTTCATCTGATCAAGCTACATCACTTCATCCTCTTGTTGATTGCCAGAACAAG GAAGGAGACATTCTATCTCGAGTTTCCCATACTCATGATGTTATCAA GACATTAGACAAAACAATATCGTCCCTTGAAGTAGAACTAGCTACAGCTCGAGCAGCAGCAAGATCTGATGGATCTCCAGCTGTTTCAAAAGCAGTAGCTGATCAATCAAAGGAACGGCCTCGGATGTTCTTCGTGATGGGAATCATGACTGCTTTCAGTAGCAGAAAACGAAGAGACTCCATAAGAGGAACCTGGCTCCCTAAAG GAGATGAACTGAAAAGATTAGAGACAGAGAAAGGAATCATTATGCGATTTGTCATTGGTCACAG TTCTTCTCCTGGGGGAGTCTTGGACCACACCATTGAAGCAGAAGAAGAACAACACAAGGACTTCTTTCGCCTG AATCACATAGAAGGTTATCATGAGTTATCATCTAAAACCCAAACATACTTCTCATCTGCTGTTGCAAAATGGGATGCAGACTTCTACATCAAAGTGGATGATGATGTTCACGTTAATCTTG GAATGCTTGGTTCTACGTTGGCTCGCCACAGATCAAAACCGCGAGTGTACATTGGCTGCATGAAGTCTGGACCTGTCCTTGCTCAAAA AGGAGTCAAGTACCATGAGCCGGAATACTGGAAGTTTGGTGAAGAAGGAAACAAATACTTCAGACATGCCACTGGACAAATCTACGCCGTCTCCAAAGATTTAGCAACTTATATCTCAGTAAACAG GCAACTACTTCACAAGTACGCGAATGAAGATGTCTCTTTAGGATCATGGTTCATTGGTCTAGATGTTGAACACATCGATGACAGAAGCCTCTGCTGCGGGACACCCTTAG ATTGTGAGTGGAAGGGTCAAGCAGGAAACCCTTGCGCAGCATCCTTCGACTGGAGCTGCAGTGGAATCTGCAAATCTGTGGATAGAATGCTTGAAGTACACCAACGTTGCGGAGAAGGCCAAGGAGCAATCTGGCACACCAGTTTCTAA